CGTCTTCGAGCTTGTGACATGATCAGCGCGCTCCGAGCATCGCAGGCGGTCGGTAACCCTGACGTCTCCCATGTCGTGGATAGTGCCTAGAACAGTTCGAAGTACTCGCGATGCTCCCACTCGGTGACCGAGGACTCGTAGGTCTCCGGATCGTCCTGTTCGGCGACATGTGCCCGGTAACGCTCGACCTCGCTCCGTTTCATGGTGACGAAGTAGTCGATGAAGCGGTCGCCGAAGGCGCCGCGGAAGAAGTCGTCCTTCTCCAGCGCTGTCAGCGCGTCGGCGAGGCTCCCGGGCAGTTGGGCGGCGTCTGCCGCGTACGGGTCGTCGGTGAGCGCGGTCGGCTCCGTCCGGTTCACCACTCCATCGAGACCGGCTGCAGCCTGGGCGGCCAGGTACAGGTACGGATTCGCCGCGGGCTCGCCCGCCCGGTTCTCGACATGTGAGGACGGATCGCCGGGCGCGCTGATGACGCGCACCATGGCGGCACGGTTGTCGAAGCCCCAAGTCAGCCGGTCCGGCGCGAGAGAGAACGGCTTGCGCCTGCGGTACCCGTTAATGGTGGGTGTCATGAACGGCGAGGCCGCTGCGGCGTGTGTCAGCGTACCCCCGACATAGTGCCTGCCGATATCCGGCAGCGGCTCGCTCGCCTGCGGCACCATCACGTTTACGCCGCTAGGCACGTCGGACAGGGACGAGTGCAGGTGCCATCCGCTCGCATAGCAGCCGGGCACGGCAGGCGAGCACATGAACGTCGCGAGGTAACCGTTGCGCCGACAGATCTGTTTCACCGCGGTTCGGATCAGCAGCGCGGCGTCGGCTGCCGCCATGCCCTCCATGACGTCGAACGTCGTCTCGACCTGGCTGGGCGCCCACTCGTCGTCGATCGACCGCAGCGGTAGCCCGAGTGCGGTCAACGCCCGCCGGATGGGTCGCAGCATGTCGTCGATCTCGTCGAGATGTGATTCCAGCAGGTAGTTGTAGCCGCGAGCCACGAGTGCGACGCGTGGTGGGTCGCCTGGTGAGCCGGGCGCTCCTGGCGAGCCGGTCTCGAGCATCGTGTCGAGGATCCGCATCAGGTACCACTCGATCTCAAGACCGGCGTTGAAGCGATAGCCTGCCTCGTTGACCCGGTCCAATGTGGAGCGCAAAATCGTGCGTGGGGAGAAGGGGAACGGTGTCCCGTCCCGCAGGTAGAGCTCGCACAGTACCCAGGCCGTGTCCGGAACCCAGGGCAGGGTCCGGAACGTGGCGGGGTCGGGCACCATGATCACGTTCGGGCTGCCGGAGAGCTCGGGCATGTCGAAGCCACCGCCCGGCATGAAGGGGTTGAACACGATGGCGTTGGCCGTATCGAAGAAGAACGGCGCCATCGTGATCTCGATTCCGGATTCGAGGGCGGTCCGGTACGAATCGGTGCTGACGGTCTTGCCCCTGATGAGACCGTGCTGGTCCGGCCACGCGAGTCGCACCATCTCGATCTCGTTTTCCGCGATCTGCTTCTTGGTGTCCTCTGCCGCGGCGAGTTGCTCTTCGCTCAGTAGCCCGTGCCGTCCGACGAAAGCAGCGGTGGACATGATCATCTCCTTGTCGATGTGTGCCTGTTGCGACTGGTGCTTGGCCAGACCTCGTTGCCGAGCCACCGGCTGACCAGGTCGTCGAGGAGCCGGAACGCGGTGTCCGCGCGACGTTCGGACTCGGCGACCAGCTCCTTCGGATCGATACCGGCGGCCCGGATGCGCGCCGCATCGTGGGTGGCTGCGGCGCGCACGCCTGCGGGTGACATCTCCGGGTGGAACTGAATTCCGAGCGCGGTGCCCATGCGGTACGCCTGCAGGAACCGCCGTGATGCCGCCAGTGGGATCGCGCCGGGCGGCACGTCGAAGGTCTCGCCGTGGAAAGCGAGATGCGCTCGCGTGCCGGGTGTCAACGTGGCATCCGCCCCGGTAGCGGTGATGTCGATGTAGCCGTACTCCGGACCGTCCGGGCACGGATACACCGACCCGCCGAGGGCACGCGCCAGCAGCTGTGATCCGAGGCAGATACCCATCACCGGAAGCTCGTTGCCGACCGCCGTGCTTAGGAACTCCTGTTCCGCGCCGAGTACGGGGTCGGGAGCGTTGGCACTCTGCGGGCCGCCGATGCAGATCACGCCGCGGACGGTGTCAGGGGACGGTAGGTCGTCGCCGAGCACCGGGCGCAGCAGCGCCCACGTGGTTGCATGCCGATCGAGGACGATGGTGATCCACCGAATGTCCGGTTCGGCGATGTGGGCGATAACCGCGATGTCCGTCATGTCGCGCCTCGCCGTTCGATGACGGTGGTCCAGGGCCGCCAGTGGTCGGTTCCGGCCAAGGCCCGAAGCAGGTTCTGCGCGTCCTGGCGATCGATGGCGACCCAGTCCGGATCGGGGGTGGCCTCGTAGGGCACGAAGTCCCACATGCGGGCGCGGCGGACCGCTGCGACGACGGGCTCGGTGGCAGCGAGCTCACGCTCCAGCTGCCGCACCCGCTCGCTGAGGTACCGAACGCGCCCCCGCAGTTCGGTGATCTCGTGGTCGCGGCGCTCCGGGACGGTCATCCTTGTCCTCCTCGTCAGAAGACGATGGTGAGGTTCTCGTGGCCGTGCTCGGAGTCGAGCAGGTTCACCTGCTTGGTGCGGATCTTCCAGCCGTCGTCGTCACGTGTGAGCGCGTGTCCGTACCAGCCGGAATAGAGCTTGGTTGTGCCCGCGCGGAACTCGGTGAGCAGGAAGCTTGACCTGA
The window above is part of the Streptosporangiales bacterium genome. Proteins encoded here:
- a CDS encoding type 1 glutamine amidotransferase gives rise to the protein MTDIAVIAHIAEPDIRWITIVLDRHATTWALLRPVLGDDLPSPDTVRGVICIGGPQSANAPDPVLGAEQEFLSTAVGNELPVMGICLGSQLLARALGGSVYPCPDGPEYGYIDITATGADATLTPGTRAHLAFHGETFDVPPGAIPLAASRRFLQAYRMGTALGIQFHPEMSPAGVRAAATHDAARIRAAGIDPKELVAESERRADTAFRLLDDLVSRWLGNEVWPSTSRNRHTSTRR
- a CDS encoding glutamine synthetase, which produces MSTAAFVGRHGLLSEEQLAAAEDTKKQIAENEIEMVRLAWPDQHGLIRGKTVSTDSYRTALESGIEITMAPFFFDTANAIVFNPFMPGGGFDMPELSGSPNVIMVPDPATFRTLPWVPDTAWVLCELYLRDGTPFPFSPRTILRSTLDRVNEAGYRFNAGLEIEWYLMRILDTMLETGSPGAPGSPGDPPRVALVARGYNYLLESHLDEIDDMLRPIRRALTALGLPLRSIDDEWAPSQVETTFDVMEGMAAADAALLIRTAVKQICRRNGYLATFMCSPAVPGCYASGWHLHSSLSDVPSGVNVMVPQASEPLPDIGRHYVGGTLTHAAAASPFMTPTINGYRRRKPFSLAPDRLTWGFDNRAAMVRVISAPGDPSSHVENRAGEPAANPYLYLAAQAAAGLDGVVNRTEPTALTDDPYAADAAQLPGSLADALTALEKDDFFRGAFGDRFIDYFVTMKRSEVERYRAHVAEQDDPETYESSVTEWEHREYFELF